In one Amaranthus tricolor cultivar Red isolate AtriRed21 chromosome 8, ASM2621246v1, whole genome shotgun sequence genomic region, the following are encoded:
- the LOC130821033 gene encoding BTB/POZ domain-containing protein At1g67900-like: MKFMKLGSKPDTFYTAEAVRAVSSEVSSDLIIQVQTSRYLLHKFPMLSKCLKLQKLCAESPNSSPHQLIQLQDFPFGAESFELCAKFCYGITITLSAHNIISARCAAEYLQMSEEAEKGNLIYKLEIFLNSCVLQGWKDSIITLQSTKTFPSLCDDLGITSRCIEAIASRVLTNPSKISLARTCSSRAGGGGGGKDEPVSCRNNKGWWAEDMAELGIDLYWRTMIVVKSGGKVPPNIIGEALQVYASKWLPTKQVIPEIDSDKTGEKTTKYRLLLESIISLLPSTKTSVSCSFLLKLLKASNLLNASPSLKMEVARRVGIQLEEANVKDLLIPRSLSETKYDYDVFMVILEQFMAQGSSPPTSPPRSKGRYERRNRSRSAENIDIELQESRSSCGSHSAKLKVAKIVDKYLQEIANDPNLPLSMMIAIAEGVPDFARVDHDDLYKAIDIYLKAHPELTKSERKRLCRVLDCKKLSMEACMHAAQNELLPLRVVVQVLFFEQARSAMASEKVTDLPPNIKALLAAQDDSSSKPIGTLSTTTTTPGAEDQWSVSDLKSTKSKVSTLKMKLAEDDLEENSFAKGLTFKNLCSIPTRPKRMFCKLLSINNNKSTSAKN, from the exons ATGAAATTTATGAAACTTGGATCAAAACCTGATACTTTCTACACTGCTGAAGCTGTAAG GGCAGTTTCTTCTGAAGTGTCTAGTGATCTCATAATTCAAGTTCAAACTAGTAGATATTTGCTTCACAag TTTCCTATGCTGTCAAAATGCCTGAAGTTACAGAAACTATGTGCAGAATCCCCAAACTCATCACCCCACCAACTAATCCAACTTCAAGATTTTCCATTTGGGGCTGAATCATTTGAACTCTGTGCAAAATTCTGCTATGGAATAACCATCACATTAAGTGCACACAACATCATATCAGCAAGATGTGCAGCTGAATACCTTCAAATGTCAGAAGAAGCAGAAAAAGGGAATTTGATTTATAAACTTGAAATTTTCCTCAACTCTTGTGTTCTTCAAGGGTGGAAAGATTCAATTATAACATTACAATCCACAAAAACATTTCCATCATTATGTGATGATCTTGGTATCACTAGTAGGTGTATAGAAGCTATTGCTTCAAGGGTCTTAACTAACCCATCAAAGATTAGCCTCGCTCGAACCTGCTCGAGTCGtgctggtggtggtggtggtgggaaAGACGAGCCCGTATCGTGTAGGAATAACAAAGGGTGGTGGGCTGAGGATATGGCTGAGTTGGGTATTGATCTATATTGGAGAACAATGATAGTAGTAAAATCAGGAGGAAAAGTTCCTCCAAATATAATAGGAGAAGCATTACAAGTTTATGCATCAAAATGGCTTCCTACAAAGCAAGTAATTCCTGAAATTGATTCGGATAAAACAGGAGAAAAAACAACTAAGTATAGATTATTACTTGAATCAATCATAAGCTTACTACCATCTACAAAAACCTCTGTTTCATGTAGTTTTTTGCTTAAGTTACTTAAAGCTTCAAACTTGCTTAATGCTTCTCCATCATTAAAAATGGAGGTTGCAAGAAGGGTAGGAATCCAATTAGAAGAAGCTAATGTAAAAGATTTGTTAATACCCAGATCATTAAGTGAAACCAAGTACGATTATGATGTGTTTATGGTGATTTTAGAGCAGTTTATGGCACAAGGATCGAGTCCTCCTACAAGTCCTCCTAGGAGTAAAGGAAGGTATGAGAGGAGAAATAGGTCAAGATCAGCTGAGAATATTGATATTGAGTTACAAGAAAGTAGATCTTCTTGTGGTTCTCATAGTGCTAAGTTAAAGGTTGCTAAGATTGTTGATAAGTATCTACAAGAGATTGCTAATGATCCTAATTTGCCTTTATCTATGATGATTGCTATTGCTGAAGGTGTACCTGATTTTGCTAGGGTTGATCATGATGATCTTTACAAAGCTATTGATATTTACCTCAAG GCACACCCCGAGCTCACGAAAAGTGAAAGAAAACGATTGTGTAGAGTCTTAGACTGCAAAAAACTGTCCATGGAAGCTTGTATGCATGCTGCACAAAATGAGTTACTCCCACTTAGAGTGGTAGTGCAAGTCCTTTTCTTCGAGCAAGCTCGATCAGCCATGGCGAGTGAGAAAGTCACCGATCTACCCCCAAATATCAAGGCATTACTCGCTGCACAAGACGATAGTTCATCTAAGCCTATTGGAACATTAAGTACAACAACGACTACTCCAGGAGCCGAGGATCAATGGAGTGTATCGGACCT